Part of the Streptomyces sp. HSG2 genome, TCGAGGGCCTGGCAGAGGTCGCGGGCGCGCATCGGTCGGCCCTCGTCGGCCAGGGCGGTGAGGATCTGCTGGTAGGCGGGGTGGTCCGGGATGTCGGGGCGGTCCGGCTCAGTGGCGGGTGTGGGCAGTGGGAGAGCGAGGAAAGGGTCTTGCGGGTGATGCGCAGGTTCTCGCTCTCCGCGTCGATCTCGCCGAGCCGCACTCTGAGCTCCTCGATGCGGTCCCGGAACTGCCCGGCCTGGTCGGCTAGTTCACGCTCGCGGGTTTCGATGTGTTCCAGGATGGCTTTGACCTGTGGGTTCTCGCTCACGTGGTCCTCCAGGAAGCGAGGGTGGCTCCGGTGAGTCGGCGGCTCATCACGGAGGTCATCGCCCAGAAGACGCGGGATCGGGAGGAGGCGGGCCGGTGTTCGTAGTCGCGTACGAGACGGCGGTAGAACATCAGGATCCCGTTCGTCTGCTCCACGATCCACCGCTTGGCCTGCACGACGAAGCCCTTGCCGGCCGGGTTGCGCTCGACGATCTCGACGTCGATGCCCACGTTCTTGCCGTGATCGACGACCTTCTTCTTGAAGCCCTGGGGCCTTGACCCCGGATCCTGGACACCCGAGACACTTGGATCTTGAAGGTCCAGGAGAACGGATGTCCCGTGGTCATGAAGCACTACCCGCCTGAGTTCAAGGCGGACGCGGTCGCGCTGTACGAGTCGCGGCCCGGGGCGACGATCAAGTCGGTCGCCGCTGATCTGGGGGTCAACCCGGAGACGCTGAGGAACTGGATCCGGGCGGCCGGTGCCGCCCGTCCCCGTGGCCGCCGCCCGGAGGGTCCGGCGGTGCCGGAGTCTTCGCTTCAGGCAGAGCTCGCCGCCGCGCGGAAGAAGATCCGCGAGCTGGAGGAGGAACGCGAGCTCCTGCGGAAGGCCGCGAAGTATTTCGCCGGGGAGACGCGCTGGTGAACCGCTTCCAGTTCGTCTGCGACCACCAGCGCCGATACGGCGTGAAGCGGTTGTGCCAGGTCCTGGGCATCGCCCGCTCCAGCTTCTACTACTGGCGCCGGACCGCACCGGACCGGGCGGCCCGCCGGGCGGCCGACGCCCAGCTCGCCGCACGGATCCAAACCGTCCACCGGGAGTCGGACGGCACCTACGGTGTCCCCAGGATCACCGCCGAGCTCCGCGAGGACGGTGAGCGCGTCAACCACAAGCGCGTCGCCCGCCTCATGCGCACTGCCGGTATCGCCGGGACGCGCCTGCGCCGCAGACACCGCACCACGGTCCCGGACCCGGCCGCCGCGAAGGCGCCCGACCTGATCGGCCGGGACTTCACCGCCACGGAGCCGAACACCAGGTATGCCGGCGATATTACGTATCTCCCGCTGGAAGGTGGGAAGTTCCTCTATCTCGCCACGGTCATCGACCTCGCCTCGCGCCGCCTGGCCGGATGGGCGCTGGCCGATCACATGCGGACCGAGCTCGTCACCGATGCCCTGGACGCGGCGATACGGACCCGCGGCAGCCTCGCGGGGGCCGTCATGCACAGCGACCACGGGGCGCAATACACCAGTCGGGCCTTCGCCCACGCCTGCGCGAAGGCCGGTGTCCGCCAGTCCATGAGCGCGGTCGGCAGCTCGGCGGACAACGCGCTGGCCGAGTCCTTCAACGCGACGTTCAAGCGGGAAACCCTCCAAGGCCGCAAGAGCTGGTCCAGCGAGCGCGAAGCCCGGCTCGACGCCTTCCGATGGCTGAACCGCTACAACACCCGACGCCGCCACTCACGACTCGGACAACGCAGCCCGATCGCCTACGAGACGGCACTCGCCGCAACATCAACTACGCTGGCTCAAGCCGCATAGCCCGTGTCCAGGATTCGGGGTCAAGGCCCCTGGTCGACCAGGGCTTCAAGAAGAAGGTCGTCGATCACGGCAAGAACGTGGGCATCGACGTCGAGATCGTCGAGCGCAACCCGGCCGGCAAGGGCTTCGTCGTGCAGGCCAAGCGGTGGATCGTGGAGCAGACGAACGGGATCCTGATGTTCTACCGCCGTCTCGTACGCGACTACGAACACCGGCCCGCCTCCTCCCGATCCCGCGTCTTCTGGGCGATGACCTCCGTGATGAGCCGCCGACTCACCGGAGCCACCCTCGCTTCCTGGAGGACCACGTGAGCGAGAACCCACAGGTCAAAGCCATCCTGGAACACATCGAAACCCGCGAGCGTGAACTAGCCGACCAGGCCGGGCAGTTCCGGGACCGCATCGAGGAGCTCAGAGTGCGGCTCGGCGAGATCGACGCGGAGAGCGAGAACCTGCGCATCACCCGCAAGACCCTTTCCTCGCTCTCCCACTGCCCACACCCGCCACTGAGCCGGACCGCCCCGACATCCCGGACCACCCCGCCTACCAGCAGATCCTCACCGCCCTGGCCGACGAGGGCCGACCGATGCGCGCCCGCGACCTCTGCCAGGCCCTCGACCTGCCGACCCTCCCGAAGAACACCGAAGGCATCCGCTCCAAACTGAAACGCCTGGTCAGCCGCGGCATCCTCGTCGAACCTGAACCCGGCTTGTTCACCCGCCCCGAGACCTGAAGGCCACCCCGAACCCACGACCAGCGGTCCTTCCCCAACCCTCAATCACGAAACGGACAAGAGCTCACGTTCCGCACTCTCAGAAACCGAGTCGGCGGAGCTGTCTGGGGTCGCGCTGCCAGTCCTTGGCCACCTTCACGTGCAGGTCGAGGAAGACCGGCGTCCCCAGCAGTGCCTCGATGTGCCTGCGGGACCTCACGCCGACCTCCTTCAGTCGCTTGCCCTTGGGGCCGATGACGATGCCCTTCTGGCTCGGGCGCTCGATGAAGAGATTGGCGTGGATGTCCAGCAGCGGCCTGTCCGCCGGCCGGTCCTCGCGGGGCAGCATCTCCTCGACCACCACGGCGATGGAGTGCGGGAGTTCGTCGCGCACGCCTTCGAGCGCCGCCTCGCGGATCAGTTCGGCGACCATGACCTGTTCCGGCTCGTCGGTCAGGTCGCCCTCCGGATACAGGGCGGGGCTCTCGGGGAGCAGCGGCACCAGGAGATCGGCCAGCAAGGAGACCTGCTTGCCGCCGGTGGCCGAGACCGGCACGATCTCGGCCCAGGTGATCCCCAGTTCCTGCCCCAGCCGGTCGACGGCGATCAGGCGCTCGGCCAGGGTCTTGGCGTCCACCAGATCCGTCTTGGTGATGATCGCGATCTTGGGTGTCCTGCGGATCCCCGCCAGTTCCTTGGCGATGAAGCGGTCACCGGGTCCGATCTTCTCGTTCGCGGGCAGGCAGAAGCCGATCACGTCGACCTCGGCCCAAGTGGTGCGGACGACGTCGTTCAGCCGCTCGCCCAGCAGGGTGCGCGGCTTGTGCAGCCCGGGGGTGTCCACCAGGATCAGCTGTGAGTCCGGACGGTGCACGATGCCGCGCACGGTGTGCCGGGTGGTCTGCGGCCGGTTCGAGGTGATCGCCACCTTCTGCCCGACCAGAGCGTTCGTGAGGGTGGACTTGCCCGCGTTGGGGCGGCCCACGAAGCAGGCGAAACCGGCCCGGTGGACGGCCTCGGCCGGATCTTCGGATGACTGGGTGCGGACGCTCATGGCGCCCATTGTCCCTGATCCGCCGAGCGCGCCGCACCGCCGCTTCCTCGCGCCCCCCGCGTCCGGGCTGCCCCCGCCGTCCCGGAGGCCCGCCGCCGGGGCCCGGAGGGTCGACCGGGCCGTCGGGGGGCGCGGGACGGCTAGGGGAACGCCGGACGGATCAGTCGAAGACGAACGGACCCGGTGCCTGTGGGCCGGTGGCCGTGCAGGTGATGGTGATGAAGCCGAAGACGGTCATCTTCAGCGTGCCGCCGAAGGCCTCCAGCGAGTCGCCGGGGGCGACGGTGCCGGAGAGCGGCCCGACGGTGACACTCTCCCCGGCCGCGATGGCCGGATTCTCGGTCCCGCCGAACCGTGCGGTTCCGCCGTCCCCGGTGACCATGGTCAGCTCGGAGACGATCGAGTCCTCGCCGAGCGCGATGGGCGCGCTGATCGCGTCCGCAGTGAGGGTGACGGTGGCAGAGGTGCCGTCCTGGGTCGCGGTGAGCGTGCTGGCTCCGCCGCCCCAGCTGCCGCAGTCGGCCGTGATCGTCGCGGTCTCGGGGGTGACGGCGTGGGCGGTGGGGGCGAGGGCGAGCCCGGTGACCGCGAGGGTCCCGGCGGCCAACGCCGCACCTGTTCCGATTCGCTTGCGTCTCATCGGGTCCGGCTCCCTTCCCGTAGCGGGAAAGACGTTTGGGGACGGGGTGACGGACCGTCCGTCACCCGCGGACGCGTGGAACGCGACGTGAGGGGGCGTTTCTGACGGACCGTCGGAACGACTGGGTCCATTGACGCGTCCGGGGCCGGACCCGACAAGGGCGAAATCCGGCCCCGGACGGAACGGCTCGCCGCTCCGTCGCCGTCCAGGCTCCCCGTCCGTCCGGTGTCGCCGCTCGTCGCCGCCGCGCGCACCGCCCGGCCCGTCCGGCGTCAGCCGGCCGTCGCCGCCGCGCGCACCGCCCCGTCCGGCCCCGCCAACAGGACGGCGGTGGCGGGGCCGCCCAGGTCCCTTACCGCCGTCAGGTCCTCGGGCGCCGCCCCCGCGGCCTCCGTGACCACCGCCGCGGCCTCCAGGGACGTGGCGCCGGAGGCCACCGCCATCGCCACCGCCGTGCGCAGCGCGCTCAGTCGCAGCGACTCCAGGGCGACCGTTCCGGCGACGTAGGTCCGCCCCGTCTCGTCGCGCACGGCCGCGCCCTCAGGCACGCCGTTGCGGGCCCGCGCGGAACGGGCCAGCGTGACGAGCTTGCGATCCTCCGGGGAGAGGTCGGCGCTGTCGGTCATCGGGTCTCTCCTTCGTGGATGCCCCGGCCCCGGGTGGGGGAGGCGGTCGGAGACCGAGCATACGGAGCGTCGCGAGGCCGTCCCTGTCGGGGACCTCCCCGGTCGGGGCCGTCCGACGTCCGCCGACGGATCGACTTCGTCGACGGACGTCAGGGACGGTCCAGGCGCAGCCGCTCCGCACGTGGCAGGCCGGCCACCACCAGGTCGTAGGAGTCCTCGACGAGTTCGCGGACCAGGCCGTCCGCGAGGCCCCCGCCCACCGTGACGGTGTTCCAGTGTCGCTTGTTCATGTGCCAGGCGGGGATGACGAGGCCTTCGTGATCACGGCGCAGCCGGATCGCGTCGTCGGGATCGCACTTGAGGTTGACGGTGAGGGGGCTCGCCTCGACGGGCGTCAGGGCGAACATCCTCCCCAGCACCTTGAAGACCCGGTGCTCCGGGCCGAAGGGGAACTCCTCCCGCGCGGCCTCGAAGGACAGACAGAACGCGCGCAGTTCCTCGGGTGTCAAGCCGGCTCCTCCCCACCGGAGGGGGCCGTCCGCTCGACCGGCTCCGCCAGTACCGTCACGATCTTGTTCCGGCGGCCGGAGGCCGCCTCCGCGGTGAGCCGCAGCGTACGGCCGTCGGGGAGGTCGACCGTGGAGGACGCGCCGGCGATGGGGACCCGGCCAAGCGCCTTCGCGAGCAGTCCGCCGACCGTCTCCACGTCCTCGTCGTCGTACGCCTCCAGGCCGTAGAGGTCGCCCAGGTCGCCGATGTCCAGGCGCGCGGTGACGCGAAACCGGGCCTCCCCCAGATCCTGGACGGGGGGCAGTTCGCGGTCGTACTCGTCGGTGATCTCGCCGACGATCTCCTCCAGGATGTCCTCGATGGTGACGATGCCGGCGGTGCCGCCGTACTCGTCGATCACGACCGCCACGTGGTTGCGCTGTTTCTGCATCTCCCGCAGCAGGTCGCCCGCGTTCTTGGTGTCCGGCACGAAGTGCACCGCCCGCATCGCGGTCGACACCACGTCCCGCTCCGCGTCCCGACTGACGTGCGTCCTGCGGGCCAAGTCCTTGAGATAGACGATCCCGACGACGTCGTCCTCGTTGTCGCCGGTGACCGGAATCCGGGAGAAGCCGGAGCGCAGGGCGAGGGAGAGCGCCTGCCGCACCGTCTTGTGACGCTCGATCGAGACCAGGTCGGTGCGCGGCACCATCACCTCCCGCACCAGGGTGTCGCCCAGTTCGAAGACGGAGTGCACCATGCGCCGCTCCTCCGCCTCGATCAGCGATTCCCGCTCGGCGACGTCGACCAGGGCCCGCAGTTCCGCCTCGGAGGCGAAGGGGCCCCGCCGGAAGCCCTTTCCGGGAGTGAGGGCGTTGCCCAGGAGGATGAGGAGCGAGGGGATCGGCCCCATGATCCGGGCCAACGGCAGCAGGACGTACGCCGCCGCCGTCGCCGTGTTCAGCGGGTGCTGTCGGCCGATCGTGCGCGGGGAGACGCCCACGGCGACGTAGGACACCAGCACCATCACGGCGATGGCGACGAGCAACGCCGCGACCGTGTCGGAGATCTCCTGGAGACAGGCGTAGGCGACCAGGGCCGCGGCGGCCATCTCGCAGGAGACCCTGACCAGCAGGGCGACGTTCAGATAGCGGGTGGGGTCCTCGGCCACCCGGGCCAGCTTCTCGGCGCCCCGCCGTCCGGAGCGCACCGCCTCCTCCGCCCGGAAGCCGGAGACCCGGGCCAGTCCGGCCTCCGCGCAGGCGGCCAGCCACGCCACGACGATCAGCGCCACGGCCCCGACGATCAGCGGCGGGTTCATGAGACGGTCGGGGCCGGCGAGGGGCCGACCAGGCCCCTCTCCGCCCGCCAGCCGTCCACGATGGCCGACTGGAGACCGAACATCCGGGCCTTCTCGTCCGGTTGCTCGTGGTCGTAGCCCAGCAGATGCAGCACGCCGTGGACGGTGAGCAGGTGCAGCTCCTCGTCCATGGTGTGCCGCGTAGGGGCCTGACTGCCCTGCCGCTCGGCGACCTCCGGGCAGAGCACGATGTCGCCGAGGAGTCCCTGGGGCGGCTCCTCCTCGTCCTTGGCCGGCGGGCGCAGCTCGTCCATCGGGAAGGACATGACGTCCGTGGGACCCGGCAGGTCCATCCACTGGAGGTGGAGCTGTTCCATGGCGTCGGCGTCCACGACGATCACCGAGAGCTCGGAGAGCGGGTGGATGCGCATCCGGGCGAGAGCGTAGCGGGCGATGTCGAGGATCGCCGACTCGTCGACCTCGGTGCCGGACTCGTTGTTGACGTCGATCGACATGGTGGTACTGATCTACTTCCCTTGGGGTCGCTTGCCGGTCGGCTTGGCGCGGTGCTGGTGACCAGCGCCGGTGCCGGGCCGGCTGTCGTACTGTTCGTACGCGTCGACGATACGGCCCACCAGCTTGTGCCGGACCACGTCCTGCGACGACAGCCGGGAGAAGTGGACGTCCTCCAGCCCCTCGAGGATCTCCTGGACCTGACGCAGACCGGACTTCTGGCCGCCGGGCAGGTCGACCTGTGTCACGTCGCCCGTGATCACGATCTTGGAGTCGAAGCCGAGTCGGGTGAGGAACATCTTCATCTGCTCGGGGCTGGTGTTCTGCGCCTCGTCCAGGATGATGAAGGCGTCGTTGAGCGTCCTGCCACGCATGTACGCGAGCGGCGCGACCTCGATCGTCCCGGCCGCCATGAGCCGGGGGATCGAGTCCGGGTCGATCATGTCGTGCAGCGCGTCGTAGAGCGGACGCAGATAGGGGTCGATCTTCTCGTAGAGCGTGCCGGGCAGGAAGCCGAGCCGCTCGCCCGCCTCCACGGCGGGTCGGGTCAGGATGATGCGGTTGACCTGCTTGGACTGGAGCGCCTGCACCGCCTTGGCCATCGCCAGGTAGGTCTTGCCGGTACCGGCGGGGCCGATGCCGAAGACGACCGTGTGCGCGTCGATGGCGTCGACGTACCGCTTCTGGTTCAGCGTCTTGGGGCGGATGGTGCGGCCCCGGTTCGAGAGGATGTTCTGGGTGAGGACCTGCGCCGGCGTCTCCGGCCCTTCCTCTCCGCCCTTCCCGTTCGCCTTCAGCATGGCGATCGAGCGTTCCACCGCGTCCTCCGTCATCGGCTGTCCGGTGCGCAGCACCAGCATCATCTCGTCGAACAGGCGCTGGATCACGGCGACGTCACCGGCGTCGCCGACCGCGCTGATCTCGTTGCCCCGGGCGTGGATGTCCGCGGCGGGAAAGGCCTTCTCGATCACACGCAGGAGAGAGTCCCCGGACCCCAGGACCGTCACCATGGGGTGTCGGGCCGGGATCGTGATCCGTGCTGTGGCCGGCCCTCGCGAGGAGGGCTGGGCTGTGGGTGTCTGAGTCATGGGCCGGCGCTCGGGGCCTGCGGATCCTCCTCTGCGGCTGGGCCGCGTGACCGGGGCGGACTGATGTCTCCAGCGTACGACCCCGCGTGCGCGGTGCCGAGTCGTTTTCGCCCGGGAGAGCGCCCGCCCGGGGGCTCCGGACGGGTGCCCCCGGTGGCCGCCGCCCCGGCCTTGGTGGGCGGCGGAGATCCCTAGCGGAGCCTCAGCACCCCTCGCCGAGCACCCGCGCGATCAGCGTCCGCTCCTCCTCGGTCAGGTCGGGGTCGGCCGCGTACACCGTCGCGCCGTCGACCGTGATCCGGTAGCCGAAACCGTCCGGCACGCCGACCGGCGGCGCCCCCGCTCCCGACGCCACCACCCGCCGCGCCAGGGCGTGCCACTCGTGCGCGTCCGCGAGGCCCGCGGTGTCCACCTCGGCCAGGCGCTCCAGCCCCGCGAAGCCTCCGCTGCGCCGTACTCGAATCCGCATGGTCCGTGTGTAGTACGCGGCTACGCAGGCCGCACCCCCACCCCCTCCCACGCCTTGTCGACGGCCTCCCGCTCCTCCGCGTCGCCGTAGCGCCGGCGGGCGGCCTCCAGGGTCAGGGCGGCGAACTCCGCGAAAGAGGCGTCCTGTCGAAGCTCCCCGCAGGTCAGCACGTCGTACCAGATCCGCCCGGCGCGCTCCCAGGCATGCCCGCCCAACTCCGTCGCCAGCAGATGGAACGCCCGGTTCGGGATACCCGAATTGATGTGAACACCGCCGTTGTCCCGCCCGGTGCGCACGTAGTCGTCCATCGACCCGGGCTGTGGGTCCCTGCCGAGGACGTCGTCGTCGTAGGCCGTGCCCGGTTCCTTCATCGAGCGCAGTGCCACCCCCGACACCCGGGGGGCGAGCAGCCCCGCGCCGATCAGCCAGTCGGCCTCGGCGGCGGTCTGCCCGAGGGCGTACTGCTTGACCAGTGAGCCGAAGACGTCCGACACCGATTCGTTGAGCGCGCCGGACTGGCCGAAGTAGGCCAGGTTGGCGGTGTGCTGGGTGAGTCCGTGGGCCAGCTCGTGCCCGATGACGTCGACGGGGAGGGTGAAGTCGAGGAAGATCTCCCCGTCCCCGTCGCCGAACACCATCTGCTCGCCGTTCCAGAAGGCGTTGTTGTACTCGCGGTCGTAGTGCACCGTCGCCCGCAGGGGCAGCCCGGCGCCGTCGACGGAGTCCCGGCCGAAGACCGACGACAGCAGCGCGAACGTGGCACCGAGGCCGCCGTAGGCGCGGTTGACGGTGGCGTCGCCGCCCGGTTCGTCGCCCTCGCCGCGGACCCGCCGCCCGG contains:
- the ybeY gene encoding rRNA maturation RNase YbeY encodes the protein MSIDVNNESGTEVDESAILDIARYALARMRIHPLSELSVIVVDADAMEQLHLQWMDLPGPTDVMSFPMDELRPPAKDEEEPPQGLLGDIVLCPEVAERQGSQAPTRHTMDEELHLLTVHGVLHLLGYDHEQPDEKARMFGLQSAIVDGWRAERGLVGPSPAPTVS
- a CDS encoding protealysin inhibitor emfourin, giving the protein MRIRVRRSGGFAGLERLAEVDTAGLADAHEWHALARRVVASGAGAPPVGVPDGFGYRITVDGATVYAADPDLTEEERTLIARVLGEGC
- the era gene encoding GTPase Era; translated protein: MSVRTQSSEDPAEAVHRAGFACFVGRPNAGKSTLTNALVGQKVAITSNRPQTTRHTVRGIVHRPDSQLILVDTPGLHKPRTLLGERLNDVVRTTWAEVDVIGFCLPANEKIGPGDRFIAKELAGIRRTPKIAIITKTDLVDAKTLAERLIAVDRLGQELGITWAEIVPVSATGGKQVSLLADLLVPLLPESPALYPEGDLTDEPEQVMVAELIREAALEGVRDELPHSIAVVVEEMLPREDRPADRPLLDIHANLFIERPSQKGIVIGPKGKRLKEVGVRSRRHIEALLGTPVFLDLHVKVAKDWQRDPRQLRRLGF
- a CDS encoding MmcQ/YjbR family DNA-binding protein → MTPEELRAFCLSFEAAREEFPFGPEHRVFKVLGRMFALTPVEASPLTVNLKCDPDDAIRLRRDHEGLVIPAWHMNKRHWNTVTVGGGLADGLVRELVEDSYDLVVAGLPRAERLRLDRP
- a CDS encoding cytidine deaminase, translating into MTDSADLSPEDRKLVTLARSARARNGVPEGAAVRDETGRTYVAGTVALESLRLSALRTAVAMAVASGATSLEAAAVVTEAAGAAPEDLTAVRDLGGPATAVLLAGPDGAVRAAATAG
- a CDS encoding hemolysin family protein, whose protein sequence is MNPPLIVGAVALIVVAWLAACAEAGLARVSGFRAEEAVRSGRRGAEKLARVAEDPTRYLNVALLVRVSCEMAAAALVAYACLQEISDTVAALLVAIAVMVLVSYVAVGVSPRTIGRQHPLNTATAAAYVLLPLARIMGPIPSLLILLGNALTPGKGFRRGPFASEAELRALVDVAERESLIEAEERRMVHSVFELGDTLVREVMVPRTDLVSIERHKTVRQALSLALRSGFSRIPVTGDNEDDVVGIVYLKDLARRTHVSRDAERDVVSTAMRAVHFVPDTKNAGDLLREMQKQRNHVAVVIDEYGGTAGIVTIEDILEEIVGEITDEYDRELPPVQDLGEARFRVTARLDIGDLGDLYGLEAYDDEDVETVGGLLAKALGRVPIAGASSTVDLPDGRTLRLTAEAASGRRNKIVTVLAEPVERTAPSGGEEPA
- a CDS encoding IS3 family transposase (programmed frameshift); the protein is MVMKHYPPEFKADAVALYESRPGATIKSVAADLGVNPETLRNWIRAAGAARPRGRRPEGPAVPESSLQAELAAARKKIRELEEERELLRKAAKYFAGGDALVNRFQFVCDHQRRYGVKRLCQVLGIARSSFYYWRRTAPDRAARRAADAQLAARIQTVHRESDGTYGVPRITAELREDGERVNHKRVARLMRTAGIAGTRLRRRHRTTVPDPAAAKAPDLIGRDFTATEPNTRYAGDITYLPLEGGKFLYLATVIDLASRRLAGWALADHMRTELVTDALDAAIRTRGSLAGAVMHSDHGAQYTSRAFAHACAKAGVRQSMSAVGSSADNALAESFNATFKRETLQGRKSWSSEREARLDAFRWLNRYNTRRRHSRLGQRSPIAYETALAATSTTLAQAA
- a CDS encoding PhoH family protein; translation: MTQTPTAQPSSRGPATARITIPARHPMVTVLGSGDSLLRVIEKAFPAADIHARGNEISAVGDAGDVAVIQRLFDEMMLVLRTGQPMTEDAVERSIAMLKANGKGGEEGPETPAQVLTQNILSNRGRTIRPKTLNQKRYVDAIDAHTVVFGIGPAGTGKTYLAMAKAVQALQSKQVNRIILTRPAVEAGERLGFLPGTLYEKIDPYLRPLYDALHDMIDPDSIPRLMAAGTIEVAPLAYMRGRTLNDAFIILDEAQNTSPEQMKMFLTRLGFDSKIVITGDVTQVDLPGGQKSGLRQVQEILEGLEDVHFSRLSSQDVVRHKLVGRIVDAYEQYDSRPGTGAGHQHRAKPTGKRPQGK
- a CDS encoding M4 family metallopeptidase; this translates as MTSHGDFEPVFCAIVPPHVLDRLAQAEDPVVAGPARRTLQRDAYERTHRRLTTVLGAGGTLPPPESERAAPRRTVYDALRGTALPGRRVRGEGDEPGGDATVNRAYGGLGATFALLSSVFGRDSVDGAGLPLRATVHYDREYNNAFWNGEQMVFGDGDGEIFLDFTLPVDVIGHELAHGLTQHTANLAYFGQSGALNESVSDVFGSLVKQYALGQTAAEADWLIGAGLLAPRVSGVALRSMKEPGTAYDDDVLGRDPQPGSMDDYVRTGRDNGGVHINSGIPNRAFHLLATELGGHAWERAGRIWYDVLTCGELRQDASFAEFAALTLEAARRRYGDAEEREAVDKAWEGVGVRPA